Below is a window of Candidatus Methylomirabilota bacterium DNA.
TTCCGCTCACGCTCAACACGGTCCTGCACCGGGCGAACCTCGACCGCATCGCCGACGTCGTCGCGCTCGCCGAGCGGCTCGGCGCCGATCGGCTGGAGCTGGCCAACACGCAGTACGTGGGCTGGGCGCTGGTCAACCGGCGGGCGCTGCTGCCCACGCGGGAGCAGCTCGCGCGGGTCCGGGCGGTTGCCGCCGAGGCGCGGCGACGGCTCCGCGGGCGAATGGAAGTCCTGTTCGTCACCGCGGACTACTACGCGGAATTCCCCAAGGCCTGCATGGAGGGCTGGGGGCGGCGGTTCATGGTGGTGAGCCCGGGCGGGCTCGTGCTGCCCTGCCACGCCGCCCACACGCTGCCCGGCCTCACCTTCGACGACATCCGCGCCCGAGCGCTCGGGGAGATCTGGCGGGACTCCCCGGCGCTCGATGCGTTTCGGGGCGAGGCCTGGATGCCGGAGCCCTGCCGGAGCTGCGAGCGACGCGGAATCGACTTCGGCGGTTGCCGCTGCCAGGCCTTCCACCTCACCGGCGGGGCCGCGGCGACGGATCCCGCGTGCTCGCTGTCACCCGACCATGGCCTCATCGAGACCGCCCGCCGGGAGTCCGAGGCGGTCGAGGGAGACGTCCCCCTCGTGTACCGGGCCGCCCGGGCGCCGGCGCGGACGTGAAGCGTCGAACTGAAGGCTCGACGGCACCCGCGATGAGGATCCGCTGGGGGCTGAGCGTCCCGAACCGGGGCGTCGTGATCGGCGCCGCCGACCCGAAGGACCTCGTGGCCATGTGCGAGCTGGCCGACCGCTCGGAGCTCTTCGACGCCGTGTTCACGGGTGACAACCTCATCTCGAAGCCCCGCCTCGACGCCATCGTCTTCCTGTCGCTGGTGGCCGGCCGGACACGCCGGGTGACGCTCGGCACCGCCTGCATGGCGAGCTTCATCTTTCGCCACCCCATCGTGCTCGCGAACCAGTGGGCGGCCCTGGACCTGCTGAGTGAGGGCCGCACGCTCCTGGTGGCCTGCCTCGGCGGCGGGCCGAGCACGAAGACGGGGCATCGCTCCCCGAGCGGGGCGCGCTGGGAGGTCGAATTCGCGGCGATGGGCACGACCACCGCCGAGCGGGTGGGCCGGATGGTGGAGGGCATCCAGATCCTGCGCGCCCTGTGGACGGGGGAAGCCGTGTCGCACCACGGCCGCTTTTACCGGTTCGACGACGTCCGGCTCAATGTCACCCCGGTCCAGCGCCCCTGTCCCATCGCCATCGCCTCGAATCCGCAGGCGCCCTACGCCGACGAGGCGACCATCGAGCGGGCGCTCAAGCGCGTCGGCGAAGTGGGCGACGGCTGGCAGGTGGAGATGAGCACCCCCGACGAGTTCGGGGCGCGCTGGCAGCGCATCCTCGCCCACGCGGCTGCGGCCGGGCGCCATCCGCTCCCGGCGACGTCGATGATCCATTTCTACGTGAACGTCCAGGACCGGAGCCAGGCCGCCTTCGACGAGGCCCGGCGGTTCTACGAGGCGTACCACCTGGGCAGCTTCCCCGAGGAGTATCTCCGGTGGCGCCTGGTGACGGGGACGCCGACCGAGGTGACCGAGCGCATCGCCCGCTTCCTCGACGCGGGATGCACTCTCCCGATCCTGCGCTTCGCGAGCTGGGACCCGATGGGGCAGATGCGCCGGGCGATGGAGACGGTCCTGCCCGCCCTGCGGGAGCACGTTCCGGCAACGCGGCCCTGAGGAGGTTTCCGACGGCGCCGCGCGCGCCCGCCGGCACTCCGCTCCGAGCGGCGGCTTTGCCGCCGCAACGATCTTGGGGGAGGCCTCGGAGGGGGTGTTCCGACACCCCCTCCGATTGAACTCAGCAGTCGTCGGATCGCCCCAGCTCGAGCTTCTCGTAGTCGGTCCCGACCCGCCGGTAATAGCCGGGACCCTGCGGGCCGTTCTCGTTCCAGTCCGTGCTCGGGTCCAGCAGGAAGTTCTGGCCCGTGCTGCGCGAGTAGGCGTACTGGGTTCCCAGCTCCTTCTGGTAGCCGCGGAGGTCGCCGCCGGCGCCGCACCCCGCGCGCGGCGAGCTGCCGGGGTTGGGCTTGGGACGGGCCGAGCCGGAGCCGGTCGACACGAGCTGGGTGACGCACCGAATCGAGACCACGACGCCGGCGGCCGTCCGGATCTTGGTCTTCCACTGCGCTTTCGCCGCGATCGCGAAGTAGACGGACTCGACGTATGACGCCGGGTTCGGTCCGGGGTAGATCCTGTAGAAGACGAATCCCGCGTGCCGGGCCGACTCGAAGCGCCGCAAGGCGAAGTAGCCCAGGAAGGGCTCGGGCGCCCCGGTGTAGCGCAGGCCGCTGGCGTCGCCCATCTGAAGGGCCAGGAGCTGGTTGGTGAGGAAGCGGATCGAGGCTTCCGGATCGCCGTAGAGGTCGCCGTAGAAGGGCTGCTGGGCTCGGTTGATGGCGACGACGCCCCAGCCGGCGTACATCGTTCGATCGGCGCTGAGTGCCTCCGCGGTCGAGCCCTGCGGATTCGTGGTGAAGGCCCAGTCCGCCGGCGCGAAGGCGCTGCAATGCCGGGTCTGCTTCACCGTCAGGGGAACCCCACCGGTCCGGGGCGTCCGCTCCTGAGCGGGCGCGGCGGGGAGGGGTGCGGCCAGGAGAGTGATCACGGCCAGGACCGACCCGAAGCCGGATTGCCAGCTGTTCATGCGAGACCTCTTTCCGAGCGCGGCGGGGAAGCCGAGAGTCACGGGAGCACGAGCTTGCCTTGCTCGATGATCCGCCGCCCGTTCGCCGCCACGGTGGCGTCGGTGAGGAAGAGCCACTGGTGGTAGCTGGAGCGGTTCCGTCCGCCCGACTCCGCGTTGTCGCCGAGGCTCAAGCGGACGATGCCCGCCCCGTAGCCGTAGTAGGGGACGTACGGGATCCCGGGCCGCATCGTGAGCTTGGGGTTCGCGCCGACATTGAACTCGCCGATCCGGTCCTTGTCGCCGGTCTCGGTGCTCCAGGCCGCCTCGACGTAGGCCTGGTGGTGCTCGCTCGCGATCCGCGTGATCCGATCGGCGCGAAACTCGACACGCAGGCTGCCGACCTGGCGGCCGGCGAACGTCTCCGAGGGGGTGATCAAGACCCCTTCGGCATCCGAGACGTCGATGGTCCGGATCGCCCCGCAGGGAAGCTCCACCTCACGGTCGCGGGCGCTGCCGGGCCGCGCGTACCCGTCGATGAAGGCCCGGGAGGCGTCCCCGTTTCCCACGTGGAAGTGGGGGTCCCGCAGCTCGAAGCGGAGGCGGGTCCCCCGGGGATCCGTGATCTCGACCGTCTGGTTCCGCAGGGCTTCGATGAGGCGCTTCTGGTGGTCAGTGAGCGCGGCGTAGTCGATGTAGAGCGCCGCGTCGTAGGTCTCGGAGAGGATGCGGAAGAGGCCGGTGTCCATGGTGGCCGCGTCCATGATCCAGTGGAAGTGGATCGAGCGGCCCCGCCACCTCTCGAGAATCTCTTCCGTCTGCCCCACGTTGTAGGCCCAGGTGGTCGGGAGCCAGATATAGATGTCGGCGAGGTCGAAGAGCCCGGCCACGGCCCGGTCCTCGAGCGCCTTGAGCGCGGGATCCTCGCGCCGCCGGAGCTGGCGGCGGACCTGCTCGAGCCCGGGGGGGTGCAGCATCACGGTGGCCAGCTCGACCGCGCCCGCCCGGTTGACCTCGATGCGCACCGCCTCGGTCAGGGCGGGGAAGTAGGTAGGGTCGGCGTGGATGAGCACCCGCTCGCCGGGCGCGGTCCGGAGCGCCTGGTGCACGATGAGCCTGGCCATCCGCGGCCAATCGGTCTGGAAATCGTAGGGCACCGGCATGCGTCACCTCTCTGTGCGGGCCAGCCGGGGGTCCAGGGCATCGCGGAGCCCCTCGCCGAGGAAGTTGAAGGCCAGGACGATGAGGACGAGCCCGGCCCCGGGGAACACCGTGAGATGGGGCGCGGTGCGGATGTACTCGAGGCCCTCGCTGATCATCGAGCCCCAGGAGGGCGTCGGCGGCTGGAGGCCGATCCCGAGGAACGACAGGACAGATTCGGCGACGATGACCTGGCCGACGCGGAGGCTCGATTGGACGAGGATGCTGTTGGCCACGTTCGGGACGAGGTGGACCCCGAGGACCCGCGTGGGGCGAGCTCCCAGCGCATGGGCGGCTTCCACGAACTCGAGCGCCCGGAGCCCCAGCACTTCGCTCCGGACCAGGCGCGCCAGCTCCGGCCAGCCCACCAGCATGAGCGCCACCAGGATGTTCAGGAGGCTCGGGCCGAGGAGCGCCACGGTGAGGATGGCGAACAGCAGCGGCGGGAAGGCCAGCGTCACGTCGGCCATCCGGAGCGCGAGGAGGTCCAGCCAGCCACCCCGGTAGCCGGCCACGAGGCCGAGGCCGGCCCCGATGACGATCTCCATGGCGACCACCGCGACCCCGACCGCGAGCGAGACGCGGGTGCCCCACATCATGCGGGAGAGGACGTCCCGCCCGAGCACGTCGGTCCCGAGCCAGTGGGCTCCGGAAGGGGCGCGGTTCGACTGGAGGAGATCCTGCTCGCTCGGGCTGTACGGCGCGAGCCACGGGGCCAGCCCGGCGACCGCGGCGAGAGCCAGGATCACCAGGCTCGAGACGAGGAGCTTGCCACGTAGCCGGCCGAGACCGGCCTGGATCCGGCTGCGTCCGGGCGCGGCGGTCCTCGCCAGGACCCACTCACTCATAGCGGACCCGGGGATTCAAGACCGAGTAGGTGAGGTCGACGGCGAGGTTGATGAGCAGGAACAGGAAGACCATGACCAGGGTGATGCCCTGGATCACGGGGTAATCGCGCTGGAAGATGGCGGTGACGCCCAACCGACCGAGGCCCGGCACGTTGAAGATGGTCTCCACGATGAACGATCCCGACAGGAGGAAGCCGAAGGACGTGCCTACCAGCGTGACGACGGGGACCAGGGCGTTCCGGAGGGCGTGGCGCAGGATCACCGTCCGCTCGGGGCACCCCTTGGCGCGGGCCGTCCGGACGTAGTCACGTCCGAGGGTCTCCAGCAGCGAGGAGCGGGTGAGGCGGCAGATCGTGGCGACCCCGTGGGCCGAGAGGACGACCGCCGGGAGGAGGTAGTGCTCCCACCGGCCCCAGCCGGCGACCGGCAGCACGTGCAGGGTGAGGGCGAAGACGAGGATCCCCACCGGCCCCAGCACGAAGCGCGGGACTGACACACCGAGCAGGGCCACCAGCAGGCTCAGGCTGTCGACCCAGGTCCAGCGCCACACGGCGCCGCAGACGCCGAGCCCCACGCCGAAGACGACCGCGATGGCCAGCGCGACGGCGGCGAGCTTGACGGTCGTCGCCAGCCCCTCGGCGAGGATGGCCGTCACCGGCCGGCCGAAGCGGAAGAACGAGATGCCCAGATCCCCGCGCAGGGCCTGCCGAAGCCAGTAGAGGTACTGCACCGGGATCGGCTCGTCGAACCCGAACTCGGCCCGAATCCGATCCACGATCTCGGGGTTGCTCTGCTGCTCGGCCAGGATCAGCGCGACGGGATCGCCCGGGGCCAGGCGGCCGAGGACGAAGATGACGAGCGACGCCGCCAGCAGGACGGGGACGGTGAGACCGAGCCGCAGGCAGACGTACCGGAGCAAGCGCTCAACCAGGATTGCGGGCCGCGGCCGAGAACCGGGCAGCCCTAGGACGCAGGCCGGCGCCCACCGGAGGCGTACGCCTTTGTACGTCGAGGATGGGCGCCGGCTGAAGACGACGGGCTGCGACGGTTATCGGCCACGGCCCTAGCGCTCGACGGAGACGCGGCTCACCGGCAGATAGCCGGGCCCCGTGGGCGTGAACTCGAGCCCCGTCACATACGGTTTCACCAGGAAGCTGTAGGTGTCGTTGTAAAAGGGCAGGACGGCGACGTCGTCGATGGTGAGCTTCTCCGCCTCCAGGTAGAGCCGCTGGCGCTCCTCCGTGTTTACCGTCTGGTCGGCCCGGTCGAGGAGGGCGTCCACCTGGGGGCTCGCGTAGTTGAATCGGTTCCGGGGCCCCCGGGAGTGGATCAGGTCGCCGAAGAAATACTGCGGGCTCAGATACTCGGCCGTCCAGGCATGGAGGAAGAAGGCCGTCACATTGCGGGCGTTGAGGTCCTTGATGTACTTGCCGAACTCGACGCTCCGGACCTGGACGGCGATGCCCAGACTCTTCTGCAGCATGTTGGCGACCGCCTCGGAGGCCCTCACGTAGACCGTCTGAGGCCGCGTGACCAGCTCGAGGGACGGGAAACCCTTGCCGTCCGGGAACCCGGCCTCGGCCAGGAGCTTCCGGGCCCGGTCGGGCTCGTAGCCGGGACCCCTGAGGGCTGAGGTGTCGATCGTGTAGACGGAGGGTGGGACGATGCTCCGTCCCGGCTCCACGGTTCCCTGCAGGATGACCTGGGCGATGAGCTTCCGGTCGAAGGCGAGGGCCAGCGCCTGGCGCACTCGCCGATCACGGAACACCGGCTGGACCGCGTAGTTGAGGCCGAAGACCACCGAGCGGGCCCGGGGCTTCACCAGAAGCTCCCGGGCGAGCGCGGGGTCCTTGCGGATCCGCTCCAGCGCGCTGACGGGCGGCTCGATCAGGTCGAGCTCACCGTTCTCGTACTGGGCCAGCCGCGTGTTCTCGTCCGGGACCACGCAGAGCTCGAGGCGGCTGATCCGGGGCTTCCCCTGGTAGTAGTCCGGAAACGCCTCCATCAGCCACTGGTAGTTGGTCCGCCCGCCCTTGAACACGAACGGCCCGGTCCCGACCAGGTTCTTCTCGGTGATCTTGCCACCGGCGGCCTCGGTCGCCTCGCGGTTCACGATGGCGAGGCGGGCGCTCTGGGCATGCTTGACGAACAGGGGGTTGGGCCGCGTGAACTCGATCCGGACGCGGGCACGGTCCAGCACCGTGATGCCGGTGACGTCCCTGGCCTTCCCGTCGCGGAACTCCTGGGCGCCGGCGATGGGGAGGAGATACGAGGCGGCCGGCGCCTTGAGCTCCGGCTTGAGCGCCCGCTCGTAGGAGTACTTGACGTCCTCCGCGGTGAGCTCGCGGCCGTTGTGAAACTTCACCCCGCGCCGGAGGCCGAACGTGAAGACCTTGCCGTCCGGCGAGACCTCCCAGCGCTCGGCCAGCGCCGCGACGTCCCGGCCCTGGGCGTCGGCGGCCAGGAGGCTGTCGTAGACGTGGCTCACGATCGTGTCGGCCGGGAGGCTCGTGCCGACCGGCGGGTCGAAGGCGTCGGGATCGCCGAAGATCGCGACGCGCAGCACGCCGGGCAGCGCCGCCGCCGTCGAGGCGAGGCCGGACGAGCCGAGGGCCGCGAGCAGGACGAGGATCGTCGTGAAGGGCCGTCGCCCCATGGCTTCCTCCTCGTGTGATCCGGTCAGATCGGGCGCCCGGTGGCGAGCGCCGCCTTGAAGGTGTCAGGGAGCGCCCGCGCCGGGCCCTCGAGCGTGAGGCCGGCCGCGTTGACCACGCGGCTCATGAAGTTCCGGTAGGCGGCCACCAGGATGATGTCCAGGATCTGGGTCTCGTCGAAGCCGGCCCGGCGCAGGTCCTCGACATCGTCGGCGGTGACCCGGTCCGAGGCCTCGGTCACCTTGACGGCGAAGTCGAGCATCGCCACATCGGCCGGCTCGAGGCCGGCCTGCCGGTAGTCGCGGGCGATTTCCACGACGCGGGCATGATCGGCGCCGAGGGCCTGGCGCAGGAACTCGCCGTGGGTGACCGCGCAGAACGAGCAGCGGGTGAGGGCGGACAGGACCAGCGCCAGAAGCTCCTCGCGGACCCGTCCCAGCGTGGTCCCGCCGAAGAAGACGGTCTTCTTGAAGGCGAGGTAGGCCTCGAGGGCGTCCGGACGCAGGCTCCACATCCGGGTGACCGGCGAGACGGTGCCCCACTGGGTGCGATCTGTCTCGTAGATCGCCTTCAGGTGGCCCTCGGCCTCCTCGGGGCCGACCATCCGGATGTACGCCATGGTGGGCCTCCTGTTAGCATCCGCCCCTCGCGCGTGTCAAGGCCGGGCCTAGAGCACCCTTTCGGGGCACGCGTCAGGCCATGCGGGAGGCGCGGCAAGTCGGCAGTCGCGGGAGGACCGGAGGCTGCGCCCAGGGACCTACCGGCCAGCGAGGCGGGCGACGATGGGGGCGAAGACGCCCGCGTCGGGCTCGAAGATGACGTAGTAGGAGAGGCCCCAGCGCTCCCGGCGCGCCTGGAGATCCTCGACCAGTTGGTCCACGGTCCCGATCAGCACGTAGGGACTCTCGAGGATCTCCTCGGGGCTCAGCTGCGTCCAGCGGCTCGCCAGCTCCCCGGCGGCCTGACGGCGATCGTCCGTCACCACGACCCGCTGGACGAGCGCGTTCAGCTCGAGCCGCTCATAACGGTCGCCGGCGGCCTCTCGCACGAGCTGTACCCGCTCGTCGACGCTCGCCGTCCGCCATCCGGAAAGGTCCGGCTCGGCGCCGCCGCGCCGAAAGGTGATGCCCGACAGGCCGACGATGTCGGCTTCCTTGGCGGCGAGGGTGAGAAGCCGCCGGCCGTTGCCGCCGATGAGGATGGGCGGGTGAGGTCGTTGGACGGGGAGGGGGTAGATCCGGTGGCCGGTCACTCGGTAGTGCCGGCCGACGAAGGTGACCGGCTCACCCTCGAACAGGCCCTTGACGATGGCCACCGCTTCCGTCAGCCGCTCGATCCGAGTGCCGCCCGAATCGAAGCGCAACCCCGTCTGATCGTACTCGGACTGCATGTGCCCGGCGCCCAGGCCGAGCTGGAGCCGGCCGTCGGTCAA
It encodes the following:
- a CDS encoding LLM class flavin-dependent oxidoreductase, which translates into the protein MRIRWGLSVPNRGVVIGAADPKDLVAMCELADRSELFDAVFTGDNLISKPRLDAIVFLSLVAGRTRRVTLGTACMASFIFRHPIVLANQWAALDLLSEGRTLLVACLGGGPSTKTGHRSPSGARWEVEFAAMGTTTAERVGRMVEGIQILRALWTGEAVSHHGRFYRFDDVRLNVTPVQRPCPIAIASNPQAPYADEATIERALKRVGEVGDGWQVEMSTPDEFGARWQRILAHAAAAGRHPLPATSMIHFYVNVQDRSQAAFDEARRFYEAYHLGSFPEEYLRWRLVTGTPTEVTERIARFLDAGCTLPILRFASWDPMGQMRRAMETVLPALREHVPATRP
- the pqqE gene encoding pyrroloquinoline quinone biosynthesis protein PqqE, which encodes MTDHYRPYTLVAELTYRCPLRCVYCSNPLDWPRHAEELDTATWLRVFAEAEELGVVQLNLTGGEPLVREDLETMIARARGLDLYTNLITSGIPLTRERLRAFRELGLDAVQLSIQDVAGAPSDRIAGLRSFDRKLEVAAWVKELGFPLTLNTVLHRANLDRIADVVALAERLGADRLELANTQYVGWALVNRRALLPTREQLARVRAVAAEARRRLRGRMEVLFVTADYYAEFPKACMEGWGRRFMVVSPGGLVLPCHAAHTLPGLTFDDIRARALGEIWRDSPALDAFRGEAWMPEPCRSCERRGIDFGGCRCQAFHLTGGAAATDPACSLSPDHGLIETARRESEAVEGDVPLVYRAARAPART
- a CDS encoding ABC transporter permease — protein: MSEWVLARTAAPGRSRIQAGLGRLRGKLLVSSLVILALAAVAGLAPWLAPYSPSEQDLLQSNRAPSGAHWLGTDVLGRDVLSRMMWGTRVSLAVGVAVVAMEIVIGAGLGLVAGYRGGWLDLLALRMADVTLAFPPLLFAILTVALLGPSLLNILVALMLVGWPELARLVRSEVLGLRALEFVEAAHALGARPTRVLGVHLVPNVANSILVQSSLRVGQVIVAESVLSFLGIGLQPPTPSWGSMISEGLEYIRTAPHLTVFPGAGLVLIVLAFNFLGEGLRDALDPRLARTER
- a CDS encoding LLM class F420-dependent oxidoreductase; translation: MSVWRAGSRAEWADKARRLEDLGYAVLTVPDHLTDLFAPMPALIAAAGATKHLRVGTNVLNNDFRHPVLVAREAATVDLLTDGRLQLGLGAGHMQSEYDQTGLRFDSGGTRIERLTEAVAIVKGLFEGEPVTFVGRHYRVTGHRIYPLPVQRPHPPILIGGNGRRLLTLAAKEADIVGLSGITFRRGGAEPDLSGWRTASVDERVQLVREAAGDRYERLELNALVQRVVVTDDRRQAAGELASRWTQLSPEEILESPYVLIGTVDQLVEDLQARRERWGLSYYVIFEPDAGVFAPIVARLAGR
- a CDS encoding ABC transporter substrate-binding protein gives rise to the protein MGRRPFTTILVLLAALGSSGLASTAAALPGVLRVAIFGDPDAFDPPVGTSLPADTIVSHVYDSLLAADAQGRDVAALAERWEVSPDGKVFTFGLRRGVKFHNGRELTAEDVKYSYERALKPELKAPAASYLLPIAGAQEFRDGKARDVTGITVLDRARVRIEFTRPNPLFVKHAQSARLAIVNREATEAAGGKITEKNLVGTGPFVFKGGRTNYQWLMEAFPDYYQGKPRISRLELCVVPDENTRLAQYENGELDLIEPPVSALERIRKDPALARELLVKPRARSVVFGLNYAVQPVFRDRRVRQALALAFDRKLIAQVILQGTVEPGRSIVPPSVYTIDTSALRGPGYEPDRARKLLAEAGFPDGKGFPSLELVTRPQTVYVRASEAVANMLQKSLGIAVQVRSVEFGKYIKDLNARNVTAFFLHAWTAEYLSPQYFFGDLIHSRGPRNRFNYASPQVDALLDRADQTVNTEERQRLYLEAEKLTIDDVAVLPFYNDTYSFLVKPYVTGLEFTPTGPGYLPVSRVSVER
- a CDS encoding peroxidase-related enzyme (This protein belongs to a clade of uncharacterized proteins related to peroxidases such as the alkylhydroperoxidase AhpD.); its protein translation is MAYIRMVGPEEAEGHLKAIYETDRTQWGTVSPVTRMWSLRPDALEAYLAFKKTVFFGGTTLGRVREELLALVLSALTRCSFCAVTHGEFLRQALGADHARVVEIARDYRQAGLEPADVAMLDFAVKVTEASDRVTADDVEDLRRAGFDETQILDIILVAAYRNFMSRVVNAAGLTLEGPARALPDTFKAALATGRPI
- a CDS encoding ABC transporter permease, whose amino-acid sequence is MLRYVCLRLGLTVPVLLAASLVIFVLGRLAPGDPVALILAEQQSNPEIVDRIRAEFGFDEPIPVQYLYWLRQALRGDLGISFFRFGRPVTAILAEGLATTVKLAAVALAIAVVFGVGLGVCGAVWRWTWVDSLSLLVALLGVSVPRFVLGPVGILVFALTLHVLPVAGWGRWEHYLLPAVVLSAHGVATICRLTRSSLLETLGRDYVRTARAKGCPERTVILRHALRNALVPVVTLVGTSFGFLLSGSFIVETIFNVPGLGRLGVTAIFQRDYPVIQGITLVMVFLFLLINLAVDLTYSVLNPRVRYE